A genome region from Alicyclobacillus acidocaldarius subsp. acidocaldarius DSM 446 includes the following:
- a CDS encoding DUF4406 domain-containing protein: MRAALHCLLGCHAVVFLPGWECSQGARLERTIAEALNMPIFEYRNGDIEPLVVQTTHK; encoded by the coding sequence ATGCGGGCGGCGCTTCACTGTCTCCTTGGATGTCACGCTGTGGTGTTCCTACCGGGCTGGGAGTGCTCGCAAGGCGCGAGGTTAGAACGGACGATTGCGGAGGCCCTGAACATGCCGATATTTGAGTATCGCAACGGCGACATCGAGCCGCTTGTCGTACAAACCACGCACAAGTGA
- the dnaN gene encoding DNA polymerase III subunit beta: MRCLIEQSVLEPTLSAMARVAPVRSSAAVLQGVLVEADRGQVTFSAYDYDVALRMTMEASVVDPGGVVLPAKLFAELVRRLPKGTVDIATIAPHHLSASIDVDATHAELHGFDPEEFPELPDMRGIAPVELSAKTLVAAVESVGYAAAKRDPTRPILEGVHVACDDGRLVWTATNALRLVQVKQAVDGELPIRFTVPRRGLSELLRLLEDEEETTVQVYQSASYVMFAWDHVQLYTRLYQGGYPDVTRVIPTEFIAECRVERDRLEQAVERTTILAENEHHSVTLELSNGALCMSSRARDRGQAREEVPILESSGEEVRVALNARFVLEMLRAMEGQVVRIRFAGRGRPVCFHDDDDHLHLISTVLTRD; the protein is encoded by the coding sequence ATGCGCTGTCTGATTGAGCAATCTGTGTTGGAACCGACGCTGAGTGCGATGGCACGTGTTGCACCCGTGCGTTCGTCTGCCGCAGTGTTGCAAGGCGTACTGGTTGAGGCGGATCGTGGTCAGGTCACGTTCAGTGCCTACGATTACGATGTGGCGCTGCGCATGACCATGGAAGCATCGGTGGTGGATCCGGGTGGCGTGGTGCTCCCGGCAAAGCTGTTCGCGGAGCTGGTTCGGCGGCTTCCCAAGGGCACGGTCGACATTGCGACGATCGCGCCGCATCACCTGAGTGCGTCGATTGATGTTGACGCTACACATGCGGAGTTGCATGGGTTTGACCCCGAGGAGTTTCCTGAGTTGCCCGATATGCGTGGCATTGCGCCTGTAGAACTCTCGGCAAAAACCCTGGTGGCAGCCGTCGAGTCAGTCGGATACGCTGCGGCGAAGCGGGATCCGACGAGACCGATCCTTGAGGGTGTCCACGTCGCATGCGACGACGGAAGGCTTGTTTGGACGGCCACGAACGCGCTGCGCCTGGTGCAAGTGAAGCAGGCTGTCGACGGTGAATTGCCGATTCGGTTCACGGTCCCACGGCGCGGGCTCTCGGAACTCCTGCGCTTGCTGGAGGACGAGGAAGAAACGACGGTGCAAGTTTACCAAAGTGCAAGCTACGTGATGTTCGCCTGGGATCATGTCCAGTTGTACACAAGGCTCTATCAGGGCGGGTATCCAGATGTGACGCGGGTGATTCCGACGGAGTTTATCGCGGAGTGCAGGGTAGAACGCGATCGACTTGAGCAGGCGGTTGAACGTACGACAATTCTGGCGGAAAACGAGCACCATTCGGTGACGCTGGAGTTGTCGAATGGTGCGCTATGCATGTCGTCGCGAGCGAGAGACCGAGGCCAGGCGCGCGAAGAGGTGCCGATTCTCGAAAGTTCTGGCGAAGAAGTTCGGGTGGCGCTCAATGCGCGATTCGTCCTGGAGATGTTGCGAGCAATGGAAGGACAGGTGGTGCGGATACGGTTTGCTGGACGGGGGCGGCCTGTGTGCTTCCATGACGATGATGACCATCTGCATCTGATCTCTACGGTGTTGACCCGCGACTGA
- a CDS encoding DUF669 domain-containing protein, translating into MNLADLDEKYMKVEPAKGGYEPLPDGKYVCRLEKAEVKKNKGNDGKHLFLVLVVDEGSLKGRRIFHNRPIVDNEKALAWLKSDLLAIGYTDYVSKLSTNLPQCLGRRVKVTLKTVTIPATGQKVQVKYLDPVRGR; encoded by the coding sequence ATGAATCTAGCCGACTTGGATGAGAAGTACATGAAGGTTGAGCCTGCCAAGGGCGGATATGAGCCGTTGCCGGACGGTAAGTACGTTTGTCGTCTGGAGAAGGCGGAGGTAAAGAAGAACAAGGGGAATGACGGGAAACATCTGTTCCTAGTGCTTGTGGTGGATGAGGGTTCGTTGAAGGGGCGCCGCATTTTCCACAACCGCCCGATCGTCGACAACGAAAAGGCTCTTGCGTGGTTGAAGAGCGACCTGCTTGCGATCGGGTACACCGATTACGTGTCGAAGCTTTCGACGAACTTGCCTCAGTGCTTAGGGCGCCGGGTCAAGGTGACACTCAAGACGGTGACGATCCCGGCCACAGGGCAAAAGGTACAGGTGAAGTATCTCGATCCCGTAAGGGGGCGTTGA
- a CDS encoding RusA family crossover junction endodeoxyribonuclease, translated as MQRLVLPLPPSVNHAYRTYVHPKTGQRMRVLNGEAQKFRRDAAYLALRWRQETGWTMPQPGTKVVLRLWYFWPSSRRMDTHNREKVLLDALEGILYPEDRWVLVQEMDFVVDRSNPRLEIEVLLHKELSAM; from the coding sequence ATGCAACGTTTGGTCTTGCCGCTCCCGCCGAGCGTCAACCATGCCTATCGGACCTATGTCCATCCGAAGACAGGCCAGCGAATGAGGGTGCTGAACGGTGAGGCGCAGAAGTTTCGGCGGGATGCGGCGTACTTGGCACTCCGATGGCGACAGGAGACAGGGTGGACGATGCCCCAACCAGGCACCAAGGTAGTGCTGAGGCTCTGGTACTTCTGGCCGTCGAGCCGTCGAATGGATACACACAACCGAGAGAAAGTTCTGTTGGACGCGCTGGAGGGCATCCTGTATCCCGAGGATCGCTGGGTGTTGGTTCAGGAAATGGACTTTGTCGTCGACCGAAGCAACCCGAGGCTCGAGATCGAAGTCCTGCTGCACAAAGAGTTAAGCGCGATGTAA
- a CDS encoding AAA family ATPase translates to MERRFQHVFLMGPMGAGKSTVAQYLRREMGYVRYSLATPVEAVLDIAAPWLRDASKAVRRPYLQRTGRFLRGFKPNPLLLAAEEVLKHTVSPIVIDDGRTLEEAVWADQHGFLVIVLTASELVRRRRILERDGELPDTRTHEDETEQQWQYARGLVIDTSDLTEDEMCQMVRVAIESHRMERCKREERTTNGN, encoded by the coding sequence ATGGAACGGCGATTCCAACATGTCTTCCTCATGGGGCCGATGGGCGCGGGGAAGAGCACGGTGGCGCAGTATTTGCGGCGGGAAATGGGTTACGTTCGATACTCGTTGGCGACGCCTGTCGAAGCCGTGCTCGATATTGCCGCGCCGTGGCTCAGAGACGCAAGTAAAGCGGTGCGAAGGCCGTACTTGCAACGGACGGGGCGCTTCCTGCGAGGCTTCAAGCCAAATCCGCTGCTTCTTGCTGCGGAGGAAGTGCTGAAGCACACCGTGAGCCCCATTGTCATCGACGATGGCAGAACGCTGGAGGAGGCGGTGTGGGCGGATCAGCATGGGTTCCTCGTGATCGTGCTCACCGCCTCGGAGCTTGTTCGGCGACGTCGGATTTTGGAGCGAGACGGAGAATTGCCTGATACGCGGACGCACGAAGACGAGACCGAGCAGCAGTGGCAGTACGCGCGCGGTCTGGTCATCGACACCAGTGATTTAACGGAAGACGAAATGTGTCAGATGGTGCGCGTCGCGATTGAGTCGCATCGTATGGAGCGGTGCAAAAGAGAGGAGAGAACAACAAATGGCAACTAG
- a CDS encoding exonuclease domain-containing protein, with protein sequence MRLSEARFVVIDTETTGLPPDGRVVELALVEVGLDREPQIVYSALVDPGCPIPPEASAVHHITDRDVAGKPRLMQIWPKVMGYIGDAILVAHNAEFDRGMLPETGRPWICSKRLAQHLWRDAPKHSNQVLRYWLGIDVEVGLPHRALGDAIVTAHVFQRELRAYLEAGYPDDVEALIAFAESPIEVQTMPFGKHKGMPLKDVPLDYLDRALRNMQDLSPDLRWSMQRVLEQGLGWSRQVI encoded by the coding sequence GTGAGATTGAGTGAAGCGCGATTTGTCGTAATCGACACTGAGACGACCGGACTGCCACCCGATGGCCGCGTCGTCGAGCTTGCGTTGGTCGAGGTCGGTCTGGACCGCGAGCCGCAGATCGTCTACTCTGCGCTCGTCGATCCTGGTTGTCCGATCCCGCCGGAAGCCTCCGCAGTGCACCACATCACAGATCGCGACGTTGCGGGAAAGCCGCGCCTCATGCAGATCTGGCCGAAGGTGATGGGGTATATCGGCGACGCGATTCTGGTCGCGCACAACGCCGAGTTCGACCGCGGGATGCTGCCGGAGACGGGGCGACCGTGGATTTGCTCGAAGCGCCTGGCGCAGCATCTCTGGCGAGACGCGCCGAAGCATTCGAATCAGGTGCTCCGCTACTGGCTCGGGATCGACGTCGAAGTCGGACTGCCGCATCGAGCGCTAGGCGATGCGATCGTGACGGCGCATGTGTTTCAGCGGGAGCTCCGTGCGTATTTGGAGGCGGGGTATCCCGATGATGTCGAGGCGCTGATCGCGTTTGCGGAGTCGCCGATCGAGGTGCAGACGATGCCGTTCGGGAAGCACAAGGGCATGCCGCTCAAGGACGTTCCGCTGGACTACCTGGACAGGGCCTTGCGCAACATGCAGGATCTCTCGCCGGATCTTCGTTGGAGCATGCAGCGGGTGCTGGAGCAGGGACTGGGATGGTCAAGACAAGTCATCTGA
- a CDS encoding chloride channel protein → MRHGVNLHSRRKTAAGEVEISFQLSAHARLTSRLPERVILLLYAVAIGVVAGYGAVGFRKLIDLLDWLFFHVGTSYLRVLGRGDVIFFPAIGLVIVSMLVRRFAPEAKGHGVPEVMAAIAERGGVIRPRVVVVKAVASALTIGSGGSVGREGPIVQIGSAFGSVFGQMLGVPKRYLRLMVACGAGAGIAATFNAPIGGVMFAAEVILGSFALENFTAIMMSSVVSAAIGRIYLGNHPSFDIPIHDVGPFRAYWVYVLLGLVSGLWGTLYVKVLYRVEDWFDARRWPFWVKAVVGGIAVGVIGVWFPQIFGVGYGTIDRALSAHLPLYLLGTLLVLKLLATSITIGAGGSGGVFSPGLYQGAMLGGLVGVMLSHAHIAVSPGALAAIGMAGVFAGSAQAPVTSITMLFEMTGDYSMILPLMITSVLSATVAGLISPQNIYTMKLFRRGLDIVRLREPDRMKALTVGDVIQENRLVFDAHTSIETAWGSFAKTSEWFALVRDAKRGVVGSVARVQVVEALRADRGGEPIHNLLPAQMVRIDERASLAEALALMNEHGVTYLLVCRGDVGIGVVGSSDVIRAYRRVD, encoded by the coding sequence TTGAGACATGGTGTAAACTTGCACTCTCGTAGAAAAACCGCCGCAGGTGAGGTCGAAATTTCCTTTCAGCTTTCAGCTCATGCGCGTCTGACGTCAAGACTGCCGGAACGCGTCATACTCCTTTTGTACGCAGTGGCGATCGGTGTCGTGGCGGGTTACGGCGCAGTGGGCTTTCGAAAGCTCATTGATTTATTGGACTGGTTATTTTTTCACGTCGGTACGTCGTACTTGCGTGTCCTTGGTCGCGGCGACGTCATCTTTTTTCCTGCCATCGGCCTCGTGATCGTAAGTATGCTCGTTCGCCGTTTTGCTCCTGAAGCAAAGGGGCATGGTGTACCCGAAGTCATGGCTGCCATTGCGGAGCGCGGAGGGGTCATCCGTCCGCGGGTGGTGGTCGTAAAAGCGGTTGCGTCAGCTCTCACGATCGGATCGGGGGGCTCCGTAGGGCGAGAAGGGCCGATCGTCCAAATCGGGTCGGCCTTCGGCTCTGTTTTCGGACAGATGTTAGGGGTGCCAAAACGATATCTCCGCCTCATGGTTGCATGCGGAGCTGGTGCGGGCATTGCAGCGACGTTCAATGCTCCGATTGGCGGCGTGATGTTTGCTGCGGAGGTGATCTTGGGTAGTTTTGCTTTAGAGAATTTCACGGCCATCATGATGTCCAGTGTGGTAAGCGCTGCAATTGGGCGCATTTACTTAGGGAATCACCCTTCTTTCGATATCCCCATCCACGATGTCGGACCCTTTCGTGCGTACTGGGTCTATGTGCTTTTGGGTCTGGTTTCTGGGCTGTGGGGCACTTTGTACGTCAAAGTGCTGTACCGGGTTGAGGATTGGTTTGATGCTCGCCGTTGGCCGTTTTGGGTGAAGGCAGTGGTTGGCGGGATTGCTGTCGGTGTGATTGGAGTGTGGTTTCCCCAAATCTTCGGTGTTGGATATGGCACGATTGACCGTGCTCTTTCGGCGCACCTTCCGTTATATCTTCTCGGCACGCTTCTTGTTTTGAAGTTGCTTGCCACGTCGATTACGATCGGAGCTGGAGGATCCGGGGGCGTGTTTTCTCCTGGACTTTATCAAGGAGCGATGCTCGGAGGCCTTGTTGGTGTCATGCTGTCCCACGCGCATATCGCGGTGAGTCCGGGTGCGCTTGCCGCGATAGGGATGGCGGGCGTTTTTGCAGGAAGCGCTCAAGCGCCCGTTACATCTATTACCATGCTATTTGAGATGACGGGCGACTACAGCATGATTCTTCCTCTCATGATCACAAGCGTCTTGTCGGCTACTGTGGCAGGTCTGATCTCTCCGCAAAATATTTATACGATGAAGCTTTTCCGCCGCGGGCTCGACATTGTGCGTCTACGCGAGCCTGATCGGATGAAAGCATTGACAGTTGGAGACGTCATTCAGGAAAACCGTTTAGTTTTTGACGCTCATACGAGTATTGAGACTGCTTGGGGATCTTTTGCAAAAACGAGCGAATGGTTTGCGTTGGTTCGGGATGCGAAGCGCGGCGTTGTGGGATCCGTTGCGAGGGTGCAGGTCGTAGAGGCACTTCGAGCCGATAGGGGAGGCGAACCCATCCACAACCTACTACCAGCTCAAATGGTCCGAATCGATGAACGCGCGTCTTTGGCTGAGGCACTGGCGTTGATGAATGAACACGGCGTGACGTATCTTCTCGTTTGTCGTGGGGACGTAGGTATCGGTGTGGTCGGTTCCTCGGATGTCATTCGTGCGTATCGACGCGTGGATTGA
- a CDS encoding sensor histidine kinase, with translation MSLRRKIILAFFLTLSIMLVALAFILQAEVHRHFLSVVCPEINSVSPSLTQQIEVHFEQALTQSLLWTVLIFVVATAGVAVLVSRAITQRIFVMQKQALEIARGKWGTTIPVEGHDELSSLANTLNSLSKQLHKQEELRRNLIQDLAHELRTPLTTLRSHIQAFYDGLWEPNRERLYSCLEEIQRFEALVTSVERLYEADVAVHAARRDLSSADVNQVAQSVIQLFEPRCAELGIRLELRTPDVPVWVTARAQHVSQILWNLLDNAVKFTPSGGNIVVEVGHQDGKPFLSVKDSGVGIPAEEIDNIFERFYRVDKSRDRKTGGSGLGLAIVKQLVELSRGFVQVNSRVGRGSTFTVVWPE, from the coding sequence TTGAGTCTGCGGAGAAAGATCATACTCGCTTTTTTCCTGACCTTATCCATCATGTTGGTGGCCTTGGCGTTTATCCTCCAAGCCGAGGTTCACCGTCACTTTTTGTCGGTGGTCTGTCCAGAAATCAATTCGGTCTCGCCTTCGTTGACCCAACAAATCGAAGTTCATTTCGAGCAGGCACTCACACAGAGCTTGCTGTGGACGGTATTGATCTTCGTAGTGGCGACGGCAGGTGTGGCGGTGTTGGTGTCACGGGCAATCACGCAGCGAATCTTTGTGATGCAGAAACAGGCGTTGGAAATCGCCCGCGGAAAATGGGGGACGACCATCCCTGTTGAGGGTCATGACGAATTGTCTTCGCTCGCGAATACGTTGAATTCTCTATCGAAACAGCTGCACAAGCAAGAAGAACTCAGGAGAAATCTCATACAGGACCTCGCGCATGAGCTTCGCACACCTTTGACTACTCTGCGTTCGCATATCCAAGCGTTTTACGATGGACTGTGGGAACCGAATCGGGAACGCTTGTACAGCTGCCTTGAGGAGATTCAGCGATTTGAAGCGCTTGTGACTTCGGTGGAGAGGCTGTATGAGGCGGATGTAGCGGTGCACGCGGCACGGCGGGATTTATCGTCCGCCGATGTGAACCAGGTTGCGCAGTCCGTCATCCAGCTCTTCGAGCCCCGGTGTGCTGAATTGGGCATCCGACTGGAGTTGCGTACACCGGATGTCCCGGTGTGGGTTACGGCTCGAGCGCAGCATGTGTCGCAGATTTTGTGGAACCTGCTGGACAATGCCGTGAAATTCACGCCATCTGGCGGCAACATTGTGGTGGAGGTTGGGCACCAAGACGGCAAACCGTTTTTGTCAGTCAAGGACAGCGGCGTGGGGATCCCTGCGGAGGAGATCGATAATATATTCGAGCGGTTTTATCGGGTGGACAAGTCTCGGGATCGCAAAACCGGTGGCAGCGGTCTTGGGTTGGCGATTGTCAAGCAATTGGTCGAACTGTCCCGGGGCTTTGTGCAGGTGAACAGTCGGGTTGGGCGAGGGTCGACGTTTACGGTAGTTTGGCCGGAATAA
- a CDS encoding response regulator transcription factor: MKRHHTILVADDEKKIADVLSLYLEQAGFGVVCVDNGSEVLRRLEGLHPSLIILDLMLPDIPGEEVCMAVRARSAVPILMLTAKHRDEDRLRGLQIGADDYVTKPFNPNEVVARVQAILRRTMLDHPLADRLEYRDGDLVIDALSQVVYKGGINAELTATEYKLLVILSRHPRRVFSREELIERVFGMDFRGDVRTIDAHVKNLRAKIEDDPKSPVYIQTVYGMGYRFGGDGN, translated from the coding sequence ATGAAACGGCATCACACCATTTTAGTTGCTGATGATGAGAAGAAGATTGCGGATGTGTTATCGCTGTATCTGGAGCAGGCGGGTTTCGGCGTTGTTTGCGTGGATAATGGCAGCGAGGTCTTGCGACGTCTCGAAGGTCTTCATCCGTCGCTCATCATCCTCGACTTGATGCTGCCGGATATACCAGGGGAGGAGGTGTGCATGGCGGTGCGTGCACGATCAGCCGTTCCCATTTTAATGCTGACTGCTAAGCACCGGGACGAAGATCGATTGAGAGGACTGCAAATCGGCGCTGACGACTACGTCACGAAGCCCTTTAATCCGAACGAGGTTGTGGCTCGAGTGCAGGCAATCTTGCGCCGAACCATGCTTGATCACCCTTTAGCGGATCGACTTGAATATCGGGATGGCGACCTGGTGATCGATGCCCTTTCGCAAGTGGTATACAAGGGTGGGATAAATGCTGAACTCACTGCGACGGAGTACAAACTGTTGGTGATCTTGAGCCGACATCCGCGGCGGGTGTTTAGTCGGGAGGAATTGATTGAACGAGTCTTTGGTATGGATTTTCGTGGGGATGTTCGGACCATCGACGCACATGTGAAGAATCTACGGGCGAAAATTGAAGATGACCCTAAGAGCCCAGTGTACATCCAGACCGTCTATGGGATGGGATATCGGTTTGGAGGGGACGGCAATTGA
- a CDS encoding multicopper oxidase family protein: MNKQHIALYSAVAVLAVAAGSGYYAWTTHRTTSASTGPLVPTAGLDGKLVSVSALVANFPSGAHVQSFTLTAEEKSITLGGKTVKAMTFNGTAPGPLLKVRQGDLVDVTVHNHLSVPITVHWHGISVPGSQDGVPGLTQDPIQPGGSYVYRFVANRAGTYWYHSHVNSVQEIGLGLYGGIVVLPKSQTAPAADRDYTLILHEWSTSPSSSTDETMGNMTGMNGMSMENMTGMSGMNNMNMGSMGNMSGMGTMSMGVPSLRIHGFQVTDMDKSAVGEMTNMYDAYTINQDARGKTLLEAKPGETVHLRLVNAGNMTHLMTLIGTPFKVVAMDGQDIANPTPIENELLPIGAGQRYDVEFTMPNSGDVQLVSGDPGMTERMELRVTIGNQMPSGMSLLSAVPDVQNDPWFDFTHYGSGSIPGVQTFTLDQKFDKTFNMDLGVGMNQSGMVYTINGKAFPDVPPFVVKKGDTVKIHIVNKSAYIHPMHLHGHIFQVLSRDGKPITGSPIFLDTLLVLPGETYDIAFKADNPGLWMFHCHDLHHASAGMDVVVQYAGVTDPYNLKDLSE, translated from the coding sequence ATGAACAAGCAACACATTGCCCTGTACAGTGCGGTTGCTGTCCTAGCCGTTGCAGCTGGCAGCGGGTATTATGCTTGGACGACGCACAGGACGACAAGCGCATCCACGGGGCCGCTGGTTCCCACGGCCGGCCTGGATGGAAAGCTGGTATCCGTATCCGCCTTGGTGGCTAATTTCCCGTCTGGAGCGCACGTTCAGTCCTTTACGCTAACCGCTGAAGAAAAATCCATCACCTTGGGCGGGAAAACTGTCAAGGCCATGACGTTTAACGGAACTGCTCCGGGGCCCCTGCTCAAAGTCCGTCAGGGAGATCTCGTCGACGTGACTGTGCACAACCACCTCAGCGTGCCGATCACCGTCCACTGGCACGGAATCTCTGTACCGGGCTCACAGGACGGTGTACCTGGATTGACCCAAGACCCTATCCAACCGGGTGGCAGCTACGTCTACCGATTCGTGGCAAACCGAGCGGGCACCTACTGGTACCACTCTCACGTCAACAGCGTACAAGAGATCGGCCTCGGGCTGTACGGCGGAATCGTGGTCCTGCCCAAAAGCCAGACCGCTCCGGCAGCGGACCGAGACTACACGCTCATCTTGCACGAGTGGTCCACGTCTCCTTCGTCCTCGACCGATGAAACCATGGGGAACATGACCGGCATGAATGGGATGAGCATGGAGAACATGACCGGCATGAGTGGTATGAACAACATGAACATGGGAAGCATGGGTAACATGAGCGGTATGGGCACCATGTCCATGGGGGTACCGAGCCTACGCATCCATGGCTTCCAGGTGACGGACATGGACAAGAGTGCCGTTGGTGAAATGACCAACATGTACGATGCGTACACCATCAACCAGGACGCCCGCGGAAAGACCCTGCTCGAAGCAAAACCCGGCGAAACCGTGCACCTAAGGCTGGTGAACGCAGGCAATATGACGCACCTGATGACGCTGATCGGCACGCCGTTCAAAGTGGTCGCCATGGACGGACAGGACATCGCCAACCCAACCCCCATCGAGAATGAACTCCTCCCGATTGGGGCTGGCCAACGGTATGACGTAGAATTCACAATGCCTAACAGCGGAGACGTCCAGTTGGTGAGTGGGGATCCAGGCATGACGGAGCGCATGGAACTTCGGGTCACCATCGGCAATCAGATGCCCTCCGGCATGAGTTTGCTTTCCGCCGTCCCGGATGTCCAAAATGATCCATGGTTTGACTTCACCCACTACGGCAGCGGTTCCATCCCCGGCGTTCAGACGTTTACCCTGGACCAGAAGTTCGATAAGACCTTCAATATGGACCTCGGCGTCGGTATGAACCAAAGCGGCATGGTTTACACCATCAACGGGAAGGCATTCCCGGATGTGCCGCCGTTCGTCGTGAAGAAAGGAGATACCGTCAAGATTCACATTGTAAACAAGAGTGCGTATATTCACCCAATGCACCTTCACGGGCACATCTTCCAGGTGCTTTCACGAGATGGAAAGCCCATCACCGGTAGCCCGATTTTCCTCGACACGTTGCTAGTGCTACCAGGTGAGACCTACGACATTGCCTTCAAGGCAGACAACCCCGGGCTTTGGATGTTCCACTGCCACGACCTGCACCACGCTTCCGCAGGGATGGATGTCGTCGTGCAATACGCAGGCGTCACCGACCCGTACAATTTGAAGGACCTGTCGGAGTGA
- a CDS encoding TlpA family protein disulfide reductase: protein MKKPLKWLWVGTGAALLIAVVGTVTLKQNSLVASSIASSANAAPGVSSVAVAPQTGYRMPPFKLQEYPDNQTIDTEKQIGKPIFINFWTSWCIYCKLETPYIVQAYKQYGDKVVFLSVNVTAQDSMADMEQFVKQYGITWPVALDTKGTVTNEYGVIGLPTSFFVNRQGVIVATNVGAISKENLMAELERISK from the coding sequence GTGAAAAAACCACTCAAATGGTTGTGGGTTGGTACTGGCGCCGCATTGCTCATTGCTGTCGTGGGGACGGTCACGCTGAAACAAAATTCGTTGGTGGCATCTTCGATCGCATCCTCAGCAAATGCCGCTCCGGGCGTATCATCCGTGGCGGTGGCCCCGCAAACGGGGTACAGGATGCCTCCGTTCAAACTGCAGGAATACCCGGACAACCAGACGATTGACACTGAGAAACAGATTGGGAAGCCGATCTTCATCAATTTCTGGACATCGTGGTGTATCTACTGCAAGTTGGAAACGCCTTACATTGTGCAGGCGTACAAACAGTACGGTGACAAGGTGGTCTTCCTCAGCGTCAATGTCACTGCGCAGGACAGCATGGCGGACATGGAGCAGTTCGTGAAACAGTACGGGATCACGTGGCCAGTGGCTTTGGACACGAAGGGGACGGTGACGAACGAGTATGGCGTCATTGGTTTACCGACGTCCTTTTTTGTAAACCGCCAAGGGGTGATTGTGGCGACAAACGTGGGGGCGATATCGAAAGAGAACCTGATGGCGGAATTGGAGAGGATTTCGAAGTAA
- a CDS encoding cytochrome c biogenesis CcdA family protein encodes MLTLGTHPTLWLAFIAGILSFLSPCCLPLYPSYLSYISGVTFGQGGGATWNHRVRALTHTLFFIIGFSIIFLALGLSASLIGQVFVNYRGVIRIVGGIIVFLMGLVLSGLFTPKWMMMEKKWEFRSDRTGYLASVLVGVSFAAGWSPCIGPILAAVLVMTATNSALGLPLILAYILGFAIPFFVLGFTLGSVRRLAKYGAMLSKIGGYIMMVLGVLLLTNTMSKITVALIRLYGGFTGF; translated from the coding sequence ATTCTGACGCTTGGCACGCATCCGACCCTTTGGCTTGCCTTTATTGCGGGGATCCTATCATTTCTCTCGCCATGTTGTTTGCCTTTGTATCCGTCCTACCTGTCGTACATCTCCGGGGTGACATTTGGACAAGGGGGTGGGGCCACCTGGAATCATCGTGTACGTGCGTTGACACACACCTTGTTTTTCATCATCGGGTTCTCCATTATCTTTCTGGCTCTGGGCTTGTCGGCCAGTCTGATTGGTCAGGTGTTCGTGAATTACCGGGGCGTCATCCGTATTGTCGGTGGAATCATAGTGTTTTTGATGGGGCTTGTTTTGAGTGGCCTGTTCACACCGAAATGGATGATGATGGAGAAAAAATGGGAGTTCAGATCGGACAGGACGGGGTACCTGGCATCCGTCCTGGTCGGGGTCAGCTTTGCTGCCGGGTGGTCGCCCTGCATTGGCCCCATTCTCGCCGCTGTCCTGGTGATGACGGCCACGAACAGTGCGCTTGGATTGCCGCTCATCCTCGCTTACATCCTCGGGTTTGCGATTCCCTTTTTTGTTCTGGGTTTCACCTTGGGCTCCGTTCGCAGGCTAGCCAAATACGGGGCGATGCTCAGCAAAATAGGCGGATACATCATGATGGTCCTTGGGGTGCTTCTCTTGACGAATACCATGTCAAAGATCACCGTGGCCTTGATTCGGCTGTATGGCGGGTTCACGGGATTCTAA